From Quercus lobata isolate SW786 chromosome 1, ValleyOak3.0 Primary Assembly, whole genome shotgun sequence, one genomic window encodes:
- the LOC115950194 gene encoding zinc finger protein ZAT11-like yields the protein MSMKRAREAGDVQTIDMANCLMLLSKVGQIDSTKNNSRTRAFVCKTCNRQFPSFQALGGHRASHKKPRLMAGDLFHNMPSSPVKPKTHECSICGLEFSIGQALGGHMRRHRAAMSEDLLVNNDRVVQAVPIMKKSNSKRVLCLDLNLLPLENDLKLCSWG from the coding sequence ATGTCCATGAAGAGAGCCAGAGAAGCTGGAGATGTTCAGACCATAGACATGGCCAATTGCTTGATGTTACTATCAAAAGTTGGCCAAATTGATTCCACCAAAAATAATTCACGTACTCGTGCTTTTGTATGCAAGACATGCAATCGGCAGTTTCCATCGTTTCAAGCCTTGGGAGGACACAGAGCAAGCCACAAGAAGCCTAGGTTAATGGCTGGAGACCTATTTCATAACATGCCAAGCTCACCCGTGAAGCCAAAGACACACGAGTGCTCCATATGCGGGCTTGAATTCTCGATTGGACAAGCACTTGGAGGACATATGAGGAGGCATAGGGCTGCCATGAGTGAAGATTTGTTGGTTAATAATGATCGTGTTGTGCAAGCCGTGCCTATCATGAAGAAATCAAACAGCAAAAGGGTCTTGTGCttggatttgaatttgttgCCGCTGGAAAATGATCTCAAGTTGTGCAGTTGGGGATAA